A DNA window from Falco peregrinus isolate bFalPer1 chromosome 8, bFalPer1.pri, whole genome shotgun sequence contains the following coding sequences:
- the LOC101912381 gene encoding sterol 26-hydroxylase, mitochondrial → MAGPSGGARRPLLPLLLRPRPPPPPRSTPGLPRRTGGSAAAAAGPARLKGPEELPGPGLLRTFVWLFLRGYLLHTHRLQLMSRRIYGPIWRSTFGHYENINIGSPVVLEQLLRQEGKYPMRSDMALWKEHRDTRRLPYGPFTEEGERWYRLRQVLNKRLLKPSEAVLYADAIGEVVSDLMVRLRAERSLSPSGVLVGDVANLLYRFALEGISYILFETRIGCLKQQVPAETQRFIDSINLMFKNSIFATVLPRWSRKVLPFWDRYLDSWDTIFAFGKNLIDRKMEELEGQVERGKEVSGYLSYLLASGRLSLDEVYGSVAELLLAGVDTTSNTLSWALYHLSRDPGIQETLYQELKAVVPADRFPGAEDIPKMPMLRAVIKETLRVYPVVPTNARVFYEKDIVIGDYLFPKNTLFVLAHYAMSHDETYFPEPERFLPQRWLRGHGSPHHPFSSIPFGYGVRACVGRRIAELEMHLALARIIQAFEVRPDPRGVEVTSVSRIVLVADKPINLEFIARPGAP, encoded by the exons ATGGCGGGCCcgagcggcggggcccggcggccgctgctgccgctgctgctgcgcccccgcccgccgccgccgccgcgcagcaCCCCGGGGCTGCCGCGCAGGACCGGGGGctcagcggcggcggcggcgggaccgGCGCGGCTGAAGGGACCGGAGGAGCtaccggggccggggctgctcCGGACTTTCGTCTGGCTCTTCCTGCGGGGCTACCTGCTGCACACGCACCGGCTCCAG CTGATGTCCCGGCGCATTTATGGCCCTATATGGAGGTCAACCTTCGGGCATTACGAGAACATCAACATTGGGAGCCCAgtggtgctggagcagctgctacGGCAGGAGGGCAAGTACCCCATGCGGAGCGACATGGCCCTGTGGAAGGAGCACCGGGACACGCGGCGCCTGCCCTATGGACCCTTCACCGA GGAAGGGGAGCGCTGGTACCGCTTGCGCCAGGTCCTCAACAAGCGGCTGCTGAAGCCCTCGGAGGCCGTGCTGTATGCGGATGCCATCGGGGAGGTGGTGTCGGACCTGATGGTGCGGCTGCGGGCTGAGCGGAGCCTCAGCCCCTccggggtgctggtgggggacGTGGCCAACCTGCTGTACCGCTTTGCCCTGGAAG GGATCTCCTACATCCTCTTTGAGACCCGCATTGGGTGCCTGAAGCAGCAGGTCCCAGCTGAGACCCAGCGCTTCATTGACTCCATCAACCTCATGTTCAAGAACTCCATCTTTGCCACCGTACTGCCCCGATGGAGCCGCAAGGTGCTGCCCTTCTGGGACCGCTACCTGGACAGCTGGGACACCATCTTTGCCTTCG GCAAGAACCTGATTGACCGAAagatggaggagctggaggggcaggTGGAGCGAGGCAAGGAGGTGTCTGGCTACCTGAGCTACCTGTTGGCCAGCGGCAGGCTCAGCCTGGACGAGGTCTATGGCAGcgtggctgagctgctgctggctggcgTGGACACG ACTTCCAACACACTGTCCTGGGCCCTGTACCACCTCTCTCGGGACCCGGGCATCCAGGAGACCCTGTACCAGGAGCTGAAAGCCGTCGTGCCTGCTGACCGGTTTCCTGGTGCTGAGGATATCCCCAAGATGCCGATGCTTCGGGCTGTTATCAAGGAGACACTGAG GGTCTACCCCGTGGTGCCCACCAATGCCAGGGTCTTCTATGAGAAGGACATTGTCATCGGAGACTACCTCTTCCCCAAAAAC ACCCTCTTCGTCCTGGCACACTACGCAATGTCCCACGACGAGACCTACTTCCCTGAGCCTGAGCGGTTCCTGCCCCAGCGCTGGCTCCGGGGCCACGGctccccccaccaccccttCAGCTCCATCCCCTTTGGCTATGGGGTCCGCGCTTGCGTCGGCCGCCGCATCGCCGAGCTGGAGATGCACCTGGCCCTCGCTAGG ATCATCCAGGCATTCGAGGTGCGGCCAGACCCCCGCGGTGTGGAGGTGACATCTGTGTCCCGCATCGTCCTGGTGGCCGACAAGCCCATCAACCTGGAGTTCATTGCTCGCCCAGGGGCCCCTTGA